One window from the genome of Thermaerobacter marianensis DSM 12885 encodes:
- a CDS encoding deoxyribonuclease IV, whose protein sequence is MDTHPAPSDPAGRTGDGAGDGRPPLVVGCHLSVAKGFPAAADMAARVEANALQFFPRNPRGGAQRQVDEAERDRWFRRREEVGLRYVIAHIPYTVNLASPKTEAYEFARRVLREDLERCRWVGADAAVTHPGSYVEGDPADGIRRIVAAIEPVLPLLEEPGAPWLLLETMSGQGSEVGGRLEELRAILEGLGWPARVGVCLDTCHLFAAGYDWRDPAAVERLVEDVDRAVGWERVQALHVNDSKFPCGARRDRHEKMGQGAIGRAGFANLLRHAKLRALPMLLETPIDGELDYATEIRWLRDLDRALAAET, encoded by the coding sequence TTGGACACGCATCCCGCACCTTCCGACCCCGCAGGACGGACCGGCGATGGCGCCGGTGACGGCCGCCCGCCTTTGGTGGTGGGCTGCCACCTGTCGGTGGCCAAAGGCTTTCCCGCGGCGGCGGACATGGCGGCCCGGGTGGAGGCCAACGCCCTCCAGTTCTTCCCCCGCAACCCCCGCGGCGGCGCCCAGCGCCAGGTGGACGAGGCGGAGCGGGACCGGTGGTTCCGGCGCCGGGAGGAGGTGGGCCTGCGCTACGTCATCGCCCACATTCCCTACACCGTGAACCTGGCCTCGCCCAAGACCGAGGCCTACGAGTTCGCCCGCCGCGTCCTGCGCGAAGACCTGGAGCGGTGCCGCTGGGTGGGGGCCGACGCGGCCGTCACCCATCCGGGCAGCTACGTGGAGGGCGACCCTGCCGACGGGATCCGGCGGATCGTGGCGGCCATCGAGCCGGTTCTTCCCCTGCTGGAGGAGCCCGGCGCGCCGTGGTTGCTGCTGGAAACCATGTCGGGCCAGGGCAGCGAGGTGGGCGGCCGCCTGGAGGAGCTGCGGGCCATCCTGGAGGGGCTGGGCTGGCCGGCGCGGGTGGGCGTGTGCCTGGACACGTGTCACCTGTTCGCCGCCGGGTACGACTGGCGCGATCCGGCGGCGGTGGAGCGGCTGGTGGAGGACGTGGACCGCGCCGTGGGCTGGGAGCGGGTGCAGGCCCTGCACGTCAACGACAGCAAGTTTCCCTGCGGGGCGCGGCGGGACCGCCACGAGAAGATGGGCCAGGGTGCGATCGGACGCGCCGGCTTTGCCAACCTGCTGCGCCACGCGAAGCTGCGGGCGCTGCCCATGCTGCTGGAGACGCCCATCGACGGCGAGCTGGACTACGCTACGGAGATCCGCTGGCTGCGGGACCTGGACCGAGCGCTGGCGGCGGAGACGTAG
- a CDS encoding 2-phosphosulfolactate phosphatase, producing MPVLHVLWTAGDVARHQFEPDEAAVVFDVLRATTTMTAALAAGARAVGAVADPEVAFALRDRIQPAPLLAGEENMVRRPGFDMGNSPLEMEPGRVRDRIVVLCTTNGTRATSAALAAGCRRLLAASLRNRTATARALLAGPEPARITLICAGTKGAFSLDDALGAGAVIEALLNLTGTAAGALDPAAPGQAGPWRLTDAARAALVLWEHHRSGVAAALAGCHHGRLLVAAGFGPDIDAAAQVDAADFAITWQAAPGVPESAGGGWFVPTHFPGNRGASDRGM from the coding sequence ATGCCGGTTCTGCACGTGCTCTGGACCGCCGGCGATGTCGCCCGGCACCAGTTTGAGCCCGACGAAGCCGCCGTGGTCTTCGACGTGCTGCGCGCCACCACCACGATGACCGCCGCCCTGGCGGCCGGCGCCCGCGCCGTCGGCGCCGTGGCCGACCCGGAGGTCGCCTTCGCCCTCCGGGACCGGATCCAGCCGGCCCCCCTCCTGGCCGGAGAGGAGAACATGGTCCGTCGCCCCGGGTTCGATATGGGAAACTCCCCGCTGGAGATGGAACCCGGCCGCGTCCGGGATCGGATCGTCGTCCTGTGCACGACCAACGGCACGCGGGCAACTTCGGCCGCCCTGGCGGCCGGCTGCCGCCGGCTGCTGGCCGCATCCCTGCGCAACCGGACGGCCACCGCCCGCGCCCTCCTGGCCGGGCCCGAGCCGGCTCGCATCACATTGATCTGTGCGGGAACCAAGGGGGCGTTCTCCCTGGACGACGCCCTGGGCGCGGGGGCGGTGATCGAGGCCCTTCTGAACCTCACCGGCACCGCCGCCGGCGCCCTGGATCCGGCGGCCCCGGGGCAGGCGGGCCCGTGGCGGCTGACCGACGCTGCCCGCGCGGCCCTTGTTCTCTGGGAGCACCACCGCAGCGGCGTGGCGGCCGCCCTGGCGGGTTGCCACCACGGGCGGCTGCTGGTGGCGGCCGGGTTCGGTCCCGACATCGACGCCGCGGCCCAGGTGGACGCGGCGGATTTCGCCATCACCTGGCAGGCCGCGCCGGGCGTGCCCGAATCCGCCGGCGGGGGCTGGTTCGTGCCGACACATTTCCCGGGAAATCGAGGGGCGTCGGACCGTGGCATGTAG
- a CDS encoding heme lyase CcmF/NrfE family subunit, which yields MAYVGHGLTILALVLALALAVWAPLEGRWRWRLRFMPPARWLAAGLFVTVTAAVAILVYALFTDDFSFRYVASQSSRYMPTPYKISALWSGQEGSLLFWLWLLSGYTAAVAFTARRVVPNLLPYALTTLGIVAAFFALQVAVVSGPFQVLPNPPADGRGMNPLLQNPWMVSHPLTLYLGYVGMAVPFAFAMAALWTRNAGDTWIRVTRRWTLLAWLFLSVGILVGSRWAYTELGWGGVWAWDPVENSALMPWLLATAFIHSSLVQEKRGMLKRWNVGLVIFVFLLTIFGTFVTRSGILSSVHAFIASPTSPWFLGFLGLALAVTVYLLIDRAPLLADDRRPESAFSKETGFLLNNLLLTGLTFAVFWGTILPLVTPLFGAQVSVGPPFFNWVGVPLLFAMMILMGVAPVLAWRRASWPRVRRLLALPVVGALALAVALVALGLREPPIVAGFAIAFFVATATLADVAAAYAARVAATGDRSLRGFWQMLNRNPRRYGGYVVHLGVVLVMIGLTGMYGYQQVRAVGLEPGESYTIDAFTITYHGLGQRVAEGVPAVYADLTVSRDGRELGRLQPERRFYPGFTETMGAIPEVAMLTSWSRDLYVVLGGWEGETAGFEFYLNPMVAWVWVGGYLVVAGTLFSLWPRPALATGRARVMAELAELEYDYRAGKIAAADYARLRQGLAAAVGTLLSGWSEAERRVAAEIDALAAAGGPEQRPAP from the coding sequence ATGGCCTACGTGGGACACGGCTTGACCATCCTGGCCCTGGTGCTGGCCCTGGCGCTGGCCGTCTGGGCGCCCCTGGAGGGGCGATGGCGCTGGCGGCTGCGCTTCATGCCACCTGCCCGCTGGCTGGCAGCGGGCCTGTTCGTCACGGTCACGGCGGCCGTGGCCATCTTGGTGTACGCCCTCTTCACCGACGACTTCTCCTTCCGTTACGTGGCCAGCCAGTCCAGCCGTTACATGCCGACGCCCTACAAGATCAGCGCGCTGTGGTCGGGCCAGGAGGGGTCCCTGCTCTTCTGGCTCTGGCTGCTCAGCGGCTACACGGCGGCGGTGGCCTTCACCGCCCGGCGGGTCGTGCCCAACCTTTTGCCCTATGCCCTGACCACCCTGGGGATCGTGGCCGCGTTCTTCGCCCTGCAGGTGGCCGTGGTCTCCGGCCCCTTCCAGGTGCTGCCCAACCCGCCCGCCGACGGTCGCGGGATGAACCCGCTGCTGCAGAACCCGTGGATGGTCTCCCACCCCTTGACCCTCTACCTGGGCTACGTGGGCATGGCCGTGCCCTTCGCCTTCGCCATGGCCGCCCTGTGGACGCGGAACGCCGGCGATACCTGGATCCGCGTGACCCGGCGGTGGACCCTGCTGGCGTGGCTGTTCCTGTCGGTGGGCATCCTGGTCGGCTCGCGCTGGGCGTACACCGAGCTGGGCTGGGGCGGCGTCTGGGCCTGGGATCCCGTGGAGAATTCCGCCCTGATGCCGTGGCTGCTGGCCACCGCGTTCATCCACTCGTCGCTGGTGCAGGAGAAACGCGGGATGCTGAAGCGGTGGAACGTGGGGCTGGTGATCTTCGTCTTCCTCCTGACCATCTTCGGAACCTTCGTCACCCGCAGCGGCATCCTTTCGTCGGTCCATGCCTTCATCGCCTCCCCCACCAGCCCGTGGTTCCTGGGCTTCCTGGGCCTCGCCCTGGCGGTGACGGTCTACCTGCTCATCGACCGGGCGCCGCTGCTGGCCGACGACCGGCGGCCCGAGTCGGCCTTCTCCAAGGAGACCGGGTTCCTGCTGAACAACCTGCTGTTGACGGGGCTGACCTTCGCGGTGTTCTGGGGGACGATCCTGCCTCTGGTGACGCCCCTCTTCGGCGCCCAGGTGTCGGTGGGGCCGCCCTTCTTCAACTGGGTGGGCGTGCCTTTGCTCTTCGCCATGATGATCCTCATGGGGGTGGCGCCCGTCCTGGCCTGGCGGCGGGCGTCCTGGCCGCGGGTGCGGCGGCTGCTGGCCCTGCCGGTGGTGGGGGCCCTGGCCCTGGCGGTGGCCCTGGTGGCGCTGGGGCTGCGGGAGCCGCCCATCGTGGCCGGTTTCGCCATCGCCTTCTTCGTCGCCACGGCGACCCTGGCCGACGTGGCCGCCGCCTACGCCGCCCGCGTCGCCGCCACCGGCGACCGCTCCCTGCGGGGCTTCTGGCAGATGCTGAACCGGAACCCCCGGCGGTACGGCGGGTACGTGGTCCATCTGGGCGTGGTCCTGGTGATGATCGGCCTGACCGGCATGTACGGCTACCAGCAGGTTCGGGCGGTGGGGCTCGAACCCGGCGAGAGCTACACCATCGACGCGTTCACCATCACGTACCACGGCCTGGGCCAGCGGGTGGCCGAAGGCGTGCCCGCGGTGTACGCCGACCTGACGGTGTCCCGGGACGGCCGGGAGCTGGGGCGGCTGCAGCCTGAACGGCGGTTCTACCCGGGCTTCACCGAGACCATGGGCGCGATCCCGGAGGTGGCCATGCTGACCTCCTGGAGCCGCGACCTGTACGTGGTGCTGGGCGGCTGGGAAGGGGAGACGGCGGGCTTCGAGTTCTATCTGAACCCCATGGTGGCGTGGGTGTGGGTCGGTGGGTACCTGGTGGTGGCCGGAACCCTGTTCTCCCTGTGGCCGCGGCCCGCCCTGGCCACCGGGCGCGCCCGGGTGATGGCCGAGCTGGCGGAGCTGGAGTACGACTACCGGGCGGGCAAGATCGCCGCCGCCGACTACGCCCGGTTGCGCCAGGGGCTGGCGGCGGCGGTGGGGACGCTGCTCAGCGGCTGGTCCGAGGCGGAGCGGCGGGTCGCGGCGGAGATCGACGCCCTGGCCGCGGCCGGCGGGCCGGAGCAGCGGCCGGCGCCGTAA